A part of Sebastes fasciatus isolate fSebFas1 chromosome 10, fSebFas1.pri, whole genome shotgun sequence genomic DNA contains:
- the arr3b gene encoding arrestin 3b, retinal (X-arrestin) isoform X1, whose amino-acid sequence MSKVFKKTSGNGHIALYLGKRDFVDHVDSVEVVDGIIKVDPSGLDGKKVFVYLACAFRYGSDDLDVIGLSFRRDIWIQRVQVYPPTGENTTRTPMQESLMKKVGEQGCPFTFQMPTNLPCSVSLQPAPNDAGKACGVDFEVKGYIANAANNVDEVIEKKDTCRLMIRKIQFAPANNKPGPKADIVKQFMMSDKPCHLEASLEKEIYYHGDPITVKVKINNETNKVVKKIQVSVEQLTNVVLYSSDTYTKAVCSEEFGETINSNATLEKSFQITPLLANNKEKRGLSVDGRLKDEDTNLASTTLSQGDKEMQGIVIAYKVKVNLMVGGGGLLGGLTGSDVTVELPLTLMSPKPAGQTDISLQDTEG is encoded by the exons ATGTCAAA GGTATTTAAGAAGACCAGCGGCAACGGACAT ATTGCCCTGTACTTGGGGAAGAGAGACTTTGTGGACCATGTGGATTCAGTGGAAGTAGTTG ACGGTATTATTAAAGTGGACCCTTCAGGTCTTGACGGCAAAAAAG TGTTTGTATACCTTGCTTGCGCCTTCCGCTATGGAAGCGACGACTTGGATGTTATTGGGCTGTCCTTCAGGAGAGACATCTGGATACAGCGCGTTCAGGTGTATCCACCGACAGGTGAAAACACAACCAGAACACCAATGCAGGAATCCCTCATGAAGAAAGTTGGAGAGCAAGGATGTCCCTTTACCTTCCAG ATGCCAACAAATCTCCCATGCTCAGTCTCCTTACAGCCTGCGCCAAATGATGCTGGCAAG GCTTGTGGTGTGGACTTTGAGGTAAAAGGATACATTGCCAATGCAGCCAACAATGTTGATGAAGTCATTGAAAAGAA GGACACGTGTCGTCTGATGATTCGCAAAATACAATTTGCACCAGCTAACAACAAGCCCGGACCCAAGGCTGATATTGTCAAGCAGTTTATGATGAGTGACAAACCTTGTCACTTGGAGGCCTCCCTTGAAAAAGAG aTTTACTACCATGGAGATCCAATCACCGTCAAGGTGAAGATCAACAACGAAACCAACAAGGTTGTGAAGAAAATCCAAGTCTCAG TTGAGCAGCTAACAAACGTGGTGCTCTACTCATCTGACACTTACACCAAGGCAGTCTGCTCTGAGGAGTTTGG GGAGACAATTAACTCCAACGCCACATTGGAGAAGTCCTTCCAAATAACCCCCCTGCTGGCCAACAACAAAGAGAAGCGGGGTCTTTCAGTGGACGGACGGCTAAAAGACGAGGACACCAACCTAGCATCCACCACCCT GAGTCAAGGAGACAAGGAGATGCAGGGAATCGTCATCGCCTATAAAGTCAAGGTCAACCTGATGGTCGGCGGAGGAGG CCTGCTGGGTGGCCTAACAGGAAG cGATGTCACTGTGGAACTTCCTCTGACTCTGATGTCCCCAAAACCTGCCGGTCA GACAGACATCTCACTTCAGGACACGGAGGGTTGA
- the arr3b gene encoding arrestin 3b, retinal (X-arrestin) isoform X3: MSKVFKKTSGNGHIALYLGKRDFVDHVDSVEVVDGIIKVDPSGLDGKKVFVYLACAFRYGSDDLDVIGLSFRRDIWIQRVQVYPPTGENTTRTPMQESLMKKVGEQGCPFTFQMPTNLPCSVSLQPAPNDAGKACGVDFEVKGYIANAANNVDEVIEKKDTCRLMIRKIQFAPANNKPGPKADIVKQFMMSDKPCHLEASLEKEIYYHGDPITVKVKINNETNKVVKKIQVSVEQLTNVVLYSSDTYTKAVCSEEFGETINSNATLEKSFQITPLLANNKEKRGLSVDGRLKDEDTNLASTTLSQGDKEMQGIVIAYKVKVNLMVGGGGLLGGLTGSDVTVELPLTLMSPKPAEV, translated from the exons ATGTCAAA GGTATTTAAGAAGACCAGCGGCAACGGACAT ATTGCCCTGTACTTGGGGAAGAGAGACTTTGTGGACCATGTGGATTCAGTGGAAGTAGTTG ACGGTATTATTAAAGTGGACCCTTCAGGTCTTGACGGCAAAAAAG TGTTTGTATACCTTGCTTGCGCCTTCCGCTATGGAAGCGACGACTTGGATGTTATTGGGCTGTCCTTCAGGAGAGACATCTGGATACAGCGCGTTCAGGTGTATCCACCGACAGGTGAAAACACAACCAGAACACCAATGCAGGAATCCCTCATGAAGAAAGTTGGAGAGCAAGGATGTCCCTTTACCTTCCAG ATGCCAACAAATCTCCCATGCTCAGTCTCCTTACAGCCTGCGCCAAATGATGCTGGCAAG GCTTGTGGTGTGGACTTTGAGGTAAAAGGATACATTGCCAATGCAGCCAACAATGTTGATGAAGTCATTGAAAAGAA GGACACGTGTCGTCTGATGATTCGCAAAATACAATTTGCACCAGCTAACAACAAGCCCGGACCCAAGGCTGATATTGTCAAGCAGTTTATGATGAGTGACAAACCTTGTCACTTGGAGGCCTCCCTTGAAAAAGAG aTTTACTACCATGGAGATCCAATCACCGTCAAGGTGAAGATCAACAACGAAACCAACAAGGTTGTGAAGAAAATCCAAGTCTCAG TTGAGCAGCTAACAAACGTGGTGCTCTACTCATCTGACACTTACACCAAGGCAGTCTGCTCTGAGGAGTTTGG GGAGACAATTAACTCCAACGCCACATTGGAGAAGTCCTTCCAAATAACCCCCCTGCTGGCCAACAACAAAGAGAAGCGGGGTCTTTCAGTGGACGGACGGCTAAAAGACGAGGACACCAACCTAGCATCCACCACCCT GAGTCAAGGAGACAAGGAGATGCAGGGAATCGTCATCGCCTATAAAGTCAAGGTCAACCTGATGGTCGGCGGAGGAGG CCTGCTGGGTGGCCTAACAGGAAG cGATGTCACTGTGGAACTTCCTCTGACTCTGATGTCCCCAAAACCTGCCG AAGTGTGA
- the arr3b gene encoding arrestin 3b, retinal (X-arrestin) isoform X2, which translates to MSKVFKKTSGNGHIALYLGKRDFVDHVDSVEVVDGIIKVDPSGLDGKKVFVYLACAFRYGSDDLDVIGLSFRRDIWIQRVQVYPPTGENTTRTPMQESLMKKVGEQGCPFTFQMPTNLPCSVSLQPAPNDAGKACGVDFEVKGYIANAANNVDEVIEKKDTCRLMIRKIQFAPANNKPGPKADIVKQFMMSDKPCHLEASLEKEIYYHGDPITVKVKINNETNKVVKKIQVSVEQLTNVVLYSSDTYTKAVCSEEFGETINSNATLEKSFQITPLLANNKEKRGLSVDGRLKDEDTNLASTTLSQGDKEMQGIVIAYKVKVNLMVGGGGLLGGLTGSDVTVELPLTLMSPKPAGHQLD; encoded by the exons ATGTCAAA GGTATTTAAGAAGACCAGCGGCAACGGACAT ATTGCCCTGTACTTGGGGAAGAGAGACTTTGTGGACCATGTGGATTCAGTGGAAGTAGTTG ACGGTATTATTAAAGTGGACCCTTCAGGTCTTGACGGCAAAAAAG TGTTTGTATACCTTGCTTGCGCCTTCCGCTATGGAAGCGACGACTTGGATGTTATTGGGCTGTCCTTCAGGAGAGACATCTGGATACAGCGCGTTCAGGTGTATCCACCGACAGGTGAAAACACAACCAGAACACCAATGCAGGAATCCCTCATGAAGAAAGTTGGAGAGCAAGGATGTCCCTTTACCTTCCAG ATGCCAACAAATCTCCCATGCTCAGTCTCCTTACAGCCTGCGCCAAATGATGCTGGCAAG GCTTGTGGTGTGGACTTTGAGGTAAAAGGATACATTGCCAATGCAGCCAACAATGTTGATGAAGTCATTGAAAAGAA GGACACGTGTCGTCTGATGATTCGCAAAATACAATTTGCACCAGCTAACAACAAGCCCGGACCCAAGGCTGATATTGTCAAGCAGTTTATGATGAGTGACAAACCTTGTCACTTGGAGGCCTCCCTTGAAAAAGAG aTTTACTACCATGGAGATCCAATCACCGTCAAGGTGAAGATCAACAACGAAACCAACAAGGTTGTGAAGAAAATCCAAGTCTCAG TTGAGCAGCTAACAAACGTGGTGCTCTACTCATCTGACACTTACACCAAGGCAGTCTGCTCTGAGGAGTTTGG GGAGACAATTAACTCCAACGCCACATTGGAGAAGTCCTTCCAAATAACCCCCCTGCTGGCCAACAACAAAGAGAAGCGGGGTCTTTCAGTGGACGGACGGCTAAAAGACGAGGACACCAACCTAGCATCCACCACCCT GAGTCAAGGAGACAAGGAGATGCAGGGAATCGTCATCGCCTATAAAGTCAAGGTCAACCTGATGGTCGGCGGAGGAGG CCTGCTGGGTGGCCTAACAGGAAG cGATGTCACTGTGGAACTTCCTCTGACTCTGATGTCCCCAAAACCTGCCGGTCA CCAATTGGATTAA